In Legionella lytica, one genomic interval encodes:
- a CDS encoding peptide MFS transporter, with protein MPEGILALFAMQIVSTLSFSVLYSTLVLYMEGKLGVQASSAHSVMGVFVAFNYGLHLLGGLWGGRLLSNRSLFCVGMVLQVIGCVLLSFCEVSLLYYGLAAFLSGSGLNVTCINCMLTQRFTPEDNRRESAFLMNYAGMNIGFFVGFSLSGVFQLSQNYERLFLLSSLGNLAALIICLYCWSQLADRETQYALKDKAAQKKSNIWGMLFILALPVLLSQLLQNAEWAKKLVLLTGILMVGVIVYLAKQQETKIAQDKMLAFVVLMLVGTIFWMLYHVAPMGLTTFIEHNVQRQFADWIIPPQWFQNINTVCIVIGGPLLGVILHRMRKKGIQVNIPTQFAIALFCIGFAFIVLPIGIAYANDLGLVNPSWIVFCYVLQSIGELLISPIGYAMIGYLAPTSLQGMMMGMWMLTSGIGGTLSSYSSNWMIAGQSSNSPLATNSGYSYVFLMLGLFAVASAVVLFALVPKLRALIKENGESGLQEAKASVSERVVVCE; from the coding sequence ATGCCAGAGGGGATTCTTGCCCTTTTTGCTATGCAGATAGTTTCTACCTTAAGCTTTAGTGTTCTGTATTCAACTTTAGTGTTATACATGGAAGGTAAATTAGGGGTCCAAGCTAGTTCTGCGCACAGCGTCATGGGGGTTTTTGTCGCCTTTAATTATGGTCTGCATTTACTTGGTGGTCTTTGGGGCGGGCGCTTATTGTCTAACCGCTCTTTATTTTGCGTAGGGATGGTTCTTCAAGTTATTGGCTGTGTTTTATTATCATTCTGTGAGGTAAGTTTGCTCTATTACGGTTTAGCAGCATTCTTATCTGGATCAGGCCTAAATGTTACCTGTATCAATTGTATGTTAACCCAACGATTTACTCCCGAGGATAATCGACGTGAATCAGCATTTTTAATGAATTATGCGGGTATGAATATTGGTTTCTTTGTTGGTTTTAGCTTAAGTGGTGTTTTTCAGCTAAGCCAAAATTATGAACGTCTTTTCTTGCTAAGTAGCTTGGGAAATCTAGCTGCATTAATTATTTGCTTGTACTGCTGGTCTCAATTGGCAGATCGAGAAACACAATACGCGTTAAAAGATAAAGCAGCACAGAAAAAATCAAATATTTGGGGAATGTTGTTCATTCTTGCGCTTCCAGTTTTGCTAAGCCAATTACTGCAGAATGCTGAATGGGCAAAAAAACTGGTTTTATTAACAGGCATATTGATGGTTGGTGTTATTGTTTATCTTGCAAAGCAACAAGAAACAAAAATTGCCCAAGATAAAATGTTGGCTTTTGTTGTATTGATGCTTGTTGGGACTATTTTTTGGATGCTCTATCATGTGGCTCCTATGGGCCTGACTACTTTTATCGAGCATAATGTTCAACGACAATTTGCTGACTGGATTATTCCACCGCAATGGTTTCAAAACATTAATACGGTGTGTATTGTTATTGGAGGGCCTTTACTTGGGGTCATCCTGCATAGAATGCGTAAAAAAGGAATCCAAGTAAATATTCCTACTCAATTTGCAATTGCTTTATTTTGTATTGGTTTTGCCTTCATTGTATTACCGATTGGTATAGCCTATGCGAATGATCTGGGTTTAGTTAATCCTTCATGGATTGTATTTTGTTATGTGTTACAAAGTATTGGGGAGCTTTTAATTTCTCCGATTGGTTATGCTATGATTGGTTATTTGGCACCGACATCATTACAAGGTATGATGATGGGTATGTGGATGCTAACTTCCGGTATTGGGGGAACTTTATCCAGCTATAGTTCCAATTGGATGATAGCAGGACAAAGCAGTAATTCTCCATTAGCGACGAATAGCGGTTACAGTTATGTATTTTTAATGTTAGGCTTATTTGCAGTGGCTTCTGCTGTGGTTTTGTTTGCGCTAGTTCCTAAATTACGCGCATTAATAAAAGAAAACGGCGAATCTGGATTGCAAGAGGCTAAAGCGTCGGTTTCTGAACGAGTGGTTGTATGTGAGTAA
- the mnmC gene encoding bifunctional tRNA (5-methylaminomethyl-2-thiouridine)(34)-methyltransferase MnmD/FAD-dependent 5-carboxymethylaminomethyl-2-thiouridine(34) oxidoreductase MnmC: MSNLFVPIKTAELDWHQDLPFSIQYDDVYHSSASGIEQSRYVFVDGNDLISRWQNVPDQSQFTIAETGFGTGLNFLLTWQLWEQHAPEQSCLHFISCEKHPLTHNDLIKSLACWPQLEKQAAQLIEHYPVLTPGYHHLIFANGRVRLTLMLGDALECYEQLLICGEANLERSLRTTYVNAWYLDGFAPAKNQNMWSDSLMKVIAMLSQEGTTLATYTAAGIVKENLRQHGFIVEKKKGFGPKRHMISAYFNPDELVSPKKRHTPWHVSQPEHYNERSALIIGAGLAGCFTAHCLAKRGWKVTLIDELNEVGQGASANQQAVLFPKLSAYNSPLTQFMLMAFLYASREYKAILSQHDMGVLKGSLLLAYNQKEQQAQASLEEWLNQYPSLGTLVNAQQASELAGIPLQQSGLFIPLSGWINSPDLCQFLVRTEGINLITDTVVDQLVFDQKWRVNNCEADVLILANGYKVTTFPETESLPIKPIRGQMTVMSATSETTALRMPLCADGHVLPAHRGTHYLGASYELKTDHATIKEQDDLLNLDKLKCIAPDVSWSYEVKSHWAGVRATTTDYLPIVGRIADATAFNTLYAGLESNAKRWIAKAGPYYPGLYACTGFGSRGLTTIPLCAEWLAALINNEMSFLPRNIQQALSPARFLRKDIVRGKIASPKHT; encoded by the coding sequence GTGAGTAATCTTTTTGTACCCATTAAAACGGCAGAGCTTGATTGGCATCAGGATCTGCCTTTTTCTATTCAATATGATGATGTTTATCATTCCTCAGCAAGTGGGATTGAGCAAAGTCGTTACGTATTTGTTGATGGAAATGATTTAATTTCCCGCTGGCAGAATGTGCCAGACCAAAGCCAATTTACCATCGCTGAGACAGGTTTTGGTACGGGGTTAAATTTTCTATTAACCTGGCAACTCTGGGAGCAGCATGCTCCAGAGCAGAGTTGTTTGCATTTCATATCCTGTGAAAAACATCCATTAACTCATAATGATTTAATCAAGTCATTGGCTTGCTGGCCTCAATTGGAAAAACAAGCCGCCCAGCTTATTGAACATTATCCCGTGTTAACTCCAGGTTATCATCATTTAATATTTGCTAATGGGAGGGTTCGCTTAACCTTAATGTTGGGTGATGCTCTAGAATGTTACGAGCAGTTATTAATTTGCGGTGAAGCTAATCTAGAGCGTTCTTTGCGTACTACCTATGTTAATGCTTGGTATCTTGATGGTTTTGCCCCCGCGAAAAACCAAAACATGTGGTCTGATTCGTTAATGAAGGTGATTGCGATGTTATCGCAAGAAGGCACGACTTTAGCGACCTATACGGCGGCCGGCATAGTCAAAGAAAACTTGCGCCAACATGGTTTTATAGTCGAGAAGAAAAAAGGATTCGGCCCCAAACGACATATGATTAGTGCTTATTTTAACCCGGACGAATTAGTAAGCCCGAAAAAAAGGCATACACCATGGCATGTAAGTCAGCCTGAGCATTACAATGAGCGTTCTGCATTAATTATTGGTGCGGGACTTGCAGGATGCTTTACGGCGCATTGTTTAGCTAAGCGTGGCTGGAAGGTCACTTTAATTGATGAACTTAATGAAGTAGGACAGGGGGCCTCTGCAAATCAACAGGCTGTTTTATTTCCGAAGTTATCCGCATACAATTCACCACTGACTCAGTTTATGTTGATGGCTTTTTTATACGCAAGCCGTGAATACAAAGCGATTTTAAGCCAACATGACATGGGGGTACTCAAGGGTTCTCTCTTATTGGCATACAATCAAAAAGAACAACAGGCACAAGCAAGCCTCGAGGAATGGCTCAATCAATACCCATCTTTGGGAACCTTAGTTAATGCACAACAAGCCTCTGAGCTGGCGGGAATCCCGTTACAGCAATCGGGATTATTTATACCATTATCAGGATGGATTAATTCCCCTGATCTATGCCAGTTTCTAGTTCGAACAGAAGGGATTAATTTAATTACAGATACTGTCGTCGATCAATTAGTCTTTGATCAAAAGTGGCGAGTAAATAATTGTGAGGCGGATGTGTTAATTTTGGCTAATGGTTATAAAGTAACGACTTTTCCAGAGACTGAGTCACTACCAATTAAACCCATAAGAGGGCAGATGACGGTGATGTCAGCGACATCAGAAACAACGGCTTTGCGAATGCCTTTATGTGCTGACGGGCATGTATTACCTGCTCATAGAGGTACACATTATCTTGGTGCTTCTTATGAGCTAAAAACAGATCATGCGACCATAAAAGAACAGGATGATTTGCTAAATTTGGATAAACTAAAATGTATCGCACCCGATGTATCTTGGTCTTATGAGGTCAAATCTCACTGGGCTGGAGTGCGGGCAACGACAACTGATTATTTACCCATTGTAGGCAGAATCGCCGATGCGACAGCTTTTAATACGCTATATGCAGGTCTCGAAAGTAATGCAAAACGTTGGATAGCCAAGGCTGGACCCTATTATCCAGGTCTTTATGCCTGCACAGGATTTGGTTCGCGTGGTTTAACCACTATTCCTTTGTGTGCTGAATGGTTAGCTGCACTTATTAATAATGAAATGTCTTTTCTACCTAGAAATATACAACAAGCATTATCACCTGCACGCTTTTTACGTAAAGATATAGTACGCGGAAAAATCGCAAGTCCTAAACATACGTAA
- a CDS encoding PHP domain-containing protein, which yields MIDLHCHSHFSDGALSPKELIERAQKQGIQCLSLTDHDTVAGYTELVQAAASTSIKIINGIELSTRWKKHDFHILGYQINHTDGLFALIQRQVESRIERAKQIGEALNEIGVTDAYAKACDLAGHTRVARPHFARVLVNEGKAKDLQKAFKQYLVRGRNAYIPTPWLTVQEAVEGIVAAGGQAVIAHPLKYGLTRSKLHELIEDFKEAGGVGIEVVSGEMTVTEINEMAGICLRFNLLASSGSDFHADGISRVNLGGQKQLPVNCVPIWHEWNIKQGTL from the coding sequence ATGATCGATCTTCATTGTCATAGTCATTTTTCAGACGGGGCTTTAAGTCCTAAAGAACTTATAGAACGAGCGCAAAAACAAGGAATTCAGTGCTTATCTCTTACAGACCACGATACTGTTGCAGGCTACACTGAATTGGTGCAGGCAGCGGCATCTACTTCTATTAAGATTATTAATGGCATTGAATTGAGTACGCGTTGGAAAAAACATGATTTTCATATCCTAGGTTACCAAATCAATCATACGGATGGTCTATTTGCATTAATTCAGCGCCAAGTTGAAAGTCGCATTGAACGGGCAAAGCAGATTGGTGAGGCACTTAATGAGATTGGTGTCACTGATGCATATGCTAAAGCATGTGATTTAGCTGGACACACACGTGTTGCACGTCCTCATTTTGCTCGAGTATTGGTTAATGAAGGTAAGGCTAAGGATTTGCAAAAAGCATTTAAACAATATTTAGTACGTGGAAGAAATGCCTATATTCCTACGCCTTGGTTAACGGTTCAAGAGGCAGTAGAAGGCATTGTTGCCGCGGGAGGGCAGGCGGTTATTGCTCATCCGCTGAAATATGGATTGACGCGCTCTAAATTGCATGAGTTAATTGAAGATTTTAAAGAGGCTGGTGGTGTAGGTATTGAAGTGGTTTCAGGAGAGATGACTGTAACTGAAATCAATGAGATGGCAGGAATTTGCTTACGATTTAATCTTTTAGCATCTTCTGGATCTGATTTTCATGCTGATGGTATATCTCGTGTAAACCTTGGCGGTCAGAAGCAATTACCGGTAAACTGTGTGCCTATTTGGCATGAATGGAACATAAAACAGGGGACTTTATGA
- a CDS encoding L-threonylcarbamoyladenylate synthase: MSQFFALHPDNPQARLLRKAVSIIQDGGVIVYPTDSGYALGCSLGNKAALERIRRLRQLDKNHNMTLVCRDLSELGTYARVSNPIFRLLKARTPGSYTFILNATHEVPRLMLHPKKRTLGLRVPDNVITLALLDALESPLMSRTLILPGAKAPLSEPEAIRDILGNQIDLVIDGGNCGQEPTTVVDLTGDYPVILREGKGDPEPFR, from the coding sequence ATGAGTCAGTTTTTTGCATTACATCCTGATAATCCTCAAGCTCGTTTATTGAGAAAGGCTGTATCTATAATTCAAGATGGTGGCGTAATTGTTTATCCAACCGATTCGGGTTATGCCTTAGGTTGTAGCTTAGGAAATAAAGCCGCACTCGAACGGATTAGACGGTTAAGACAGTTGGATAAAAATCACAATATGACTTTGGTTTGCCGTGATTTATCGGAGTTAGGTACTTATGCTCGTGTTTCAAATCCAATATTCCGTTTATTAAAAGCACGAACGCCTGGTTCTTATACCTTTATTTTGAATGCAACTCATGAAGTACCACGCCTAATGTTGCATCCAAAGAAAAGAACACTAGGACTAAGGGTTCCTGATAATGTGATTACACTGGCCTTGTTGGATGCTTTAGAGTCTCCTTTAATGAGCAGAACTTTGATTCTTCCAGGTGCTAAGGCGCCATTGAGTGAGCCTGAAGCAATCAGGGATATTTTAGGTAACCAAATTGATTTAGTAATTGATGGCGGTAATTGTGGGCAAGAGCCAACTACTGTTGTTGATCTAACGGGTGATTATCCAGTGATTTTAAGGGAAGGAAAAGGTGATCCCGAGCCGTTTAGATAA
- a CDS encoding tryptophan--tRNA ligase has protein sequence MSALFSSNKRVVSGMRVSGRLHLGHYHGVLKNWIKLQHQYDCFFFAADWHGLTTQYNEPGFMEKHLWDMIIDWLACGVNPGLSRIFIQSWVPEHAELHLLLSMITPLGWLERVPSFKDQQEKLKEKDLSTYGFLGYPLLQSADVLLYHADYVPVGEDQVAHIELTREIARRFNHLYGKEPNFEELAAEAIKKMGKKNSKIYSELRRQFQEHGNHESIKTAQALLEDQANLSIGDKERLLGYLEGSGKIILTEPQPLLSATSKMPGTDGQKMSKSYHNTIMLREEPAQVEKKVLTMPTDPARVKRTDPGEPEKCPVWQFHKIYSSDDVKDWVQTGCRTAGIGCIDCKRPVIDAINKELEPIQASIADYESDLGSVKRIVTEGSEAAREEACKTMNTVREVMGIDY, from the coding sequence ATGTCAGCATTATTTAGTTCCAATAAACGGGTTGTTTCTGGTATGCGTGTAAGTGGACGATTACATCTCGGCCATTATCATGGCGTACTCAAAAATTGGATCAAATTACAACATCAATACGATTGCTTCTTTTTTGCTGCAGATTGGCATGGCCTAACAACTCAATATAATGAGCCGGGATTTATGGAGAAGCATCTGTGGGATATGATTATTGATTGGCTTGCTTGCGGTGTAAATCCGGGCTTATCACGCATTTTTATCCAATCCTGGGTTCCTGAGCATGCCGAACTGCATTTACTCTTATCCATGATTACTCCATTAGGTTGGTTAGAGCGTGTTCCTAGCTTTAAAGATCAACAGGAAAAGTTAAAAGAAAAAGATCTCTCAACCTATGGCTTTTTAGGTTATCCCTTATTGCAGAGTGCGGATGTTTTGTTATACCACGCTGACTATGTACCTGTAGGAGAAGATCAGGTTGCTCACATTGAGTTGACTCGTGAAATTGCGCGTCGTTTTAATCATCTCTATGGTAAAGAGCCTAATTTTGAAGAATTAGCTGCCGAAGCCATTAAAAAGATGGGCAAGAAAAATAGCAAAATATACAGTGAACTACGCCGCCAGTTCCAAGAGCATGGCAATCATGAGTCAATTAAGACAGCGCAAGCTTTGCTTGAAGATCAAGCTAATTTATCGATTGGCGATAAAGAGCGTCTTTTAGGCTATTTGGAAGGAAGTGGTAAGATTATTCTCACTGAGCCTCAGCCTTTGCTTTCCGCAACCTCAAAAATGCCGGGAACCGATGGGCAAAAAATGTCTAAATCTTATCATAATACTATTATGTTAAGAGAGGAGCCAGCACAAGTAGAAAAGAAGGTATTAACGATGCCAACTGATCCTGCGCGAGTTAAGCGAACGGATCCAGGTGAGCCTGAGAAATGTCCTGTATGGCAGTTCCATAAAATTTATTCTTCAGATGATGTGAAAGATTGGGTGCAAACTGGTTGCCGTACTGCTGGAATTGGTTGTATTGATTGTAAGCGACCCGTCATTGATGCCATTAATAAAGAATTGGAACCAATACAAGCTTCTATTGCTGATTATGAATCCGATTTAGGCTCAGTAAAGCGTATCGTTACAGAAGGAAGTGAGGCTGCTCGTGAAGAAGCCTGTAAGACAATGAATACGGTTAGAGAAGTGATGGGAATTGATTATTGA
- a CDS encoding segregation and condensation protein A → MEAEVLSKPEIKAVVDGKEFTEIPDDLFIPPDALEVLLDSFSGPLDLLLYLIRKQNIDILDIPIVSITKQYLHYIQLMEYRRMELAADYLLMAAMLAEIKSRMLLPVTPSGDEDEDEDPRMTLVRRLQAYEQIKLAAELLDGLPRQDRDNFAIQLEAPEIELIKVHPEVELAELIAAMKTLLQREEHISHHQISREAMSVRDRMNAVLLQLQEHKLLEFGQLFTLEEGRMGLVVSLLAILELARQSLIVITQQEAFSSIHLQAA, encoded by the coding sequence ATGGAAGCTGAAGTACTCAGTAAACCGGAAATTAAAGCCGTTGTTGATGGTAAAGAGTTTACTGAAATTCCAGATGATTTGTTTATCCCACCAGATGCGCTGGAGGTTCTTTTGGATTCCTTCAGCGGTCCGCTGGATTTGCTGTTATATCTTATTCGTAAGCAAAATATTGATATCCTAGATATTCCAATTGTTAGTATTACAAAGCAATATTTGCACTACATTCAATTAATGGAATACAGACGAATGGAGCTCGCGGCGGATTATTTACTGATGGCAGCAATGCTCGCTGAGATTAAGTCGCGGATGTTATTACCGGTTACACCAAGTGGTGATGAGGATGAAGATGAAGATCCTCGCATGACTTTAGTTCGTCGATTACAAGCGTACGAACAGATTAAACTCGCTGCCGAATTATTGGATGGCTTACCTAGACAAGACCGGGATAATTTTGCAATCCAATTAGAGGCTCCAGAAATAGAATTAATTAAAGTCCATCCGGAGGTGGAGTTGGCTGAATTGATTGCGGCAATGAAGACTTTATTGCAACGTGAAGAGCATATCAGCCATCATCAGATATCACGTGAAGCAATGTCTGTTCGCGATCGCATGAATGCAGTATTACTGCAATTACAAGAGCATAAGTTGCTCGAGTTTGGGCAATTATTTACTTTAGAAGAAGGGCGCATGGGATTGGTTGTTTCTTTGTTAGCGATACTTGAATTGGCCAGACAATCGCTAATTGTTATTACACAACAAGAAGCATTTTCTTCGATACATCTACAGGCAGCCTAA
- the scpB gene encoding SMC-Scp complex subunit ScpB, which translates to MDETELKNIVEALLLSSSEPLSLDKLLEVFEEWQKPTKEQLHGVIDLLKADYAARAFELVQVATGYTIRTKKEFGPWVARLQIEKPAKYSRAFLETLAIIAYKQPVTRADIEELRGVSVNSQIMKTLLEREWIRIAGYKDVAGKPAVYTTTREFLNYFNLKNLNELPSLPEVLETLTLDNPIEECTTE; encoded by the coding sequence ATGGATGAAACTGAATTAAAAAATATCGTAGAAGCATTATTATTAAGTTCTTCTGAGCCTTTGTCTTTGGATAAGTTATTAGAGGTTTTCGAGGAATGGCAAAAACCAACGAAGGAGCAATTGCATGGTGTGATTGATCTGTTAAAAGCAGATTATGCTGCACGTGCATTTGAGCTGGTTCAGGTTGCTACGGGCTATACAATTCGAACTAAAAAAGAATTTGGTCCTTGGGTTGCTCGCTTGCAGATTGAAAAGCCAGCTAAATATTCGCGCGCATTTCTGGAAACTTTGGCAATAATTGCCTATAAGCAGCCAGTAACTCGTGCTGATATCGAAGAGTTACGTGGTGTGTCTGTAAATAGTCAGATTATGAAAACATTATTAGAGCGAGAATGGATTCGTATTGCAGGGTATAAGGATGTTGCGGGTAAACCTGCGGTTTATACAACAACGAGAGAATTTTTAAATTATTTTAACCTTAAAAATTTAAATGAACTTCCATCTTTACCCGAAGTATTGGAAACATTAACCCTAGATAATCCTATTGAAGAGTGTACTACTGAATGA
- the rluB gene encoding 23S rRNA pseudouridine(2605) synthase RluB has protein sequence MSSERLQKILSQAGLGSRREMERWIENGWVQVNGKPVKLGDSATGEDKITVKGKLIANPLKVKQNTRILLYHKPVGEISSRHDPKFEKTVFDNLPHLRQGRWVQVGRLDLNTSGLLIFTNNGELANQLMHPRYGLEREYAVRVHGQVSQESLKNLLKGVELDDGVAKFTRLESRGGEGTNSWYHVTLNEGRNREVRRLWESQGVEVSRLIRVRYGMISMPRYLTRGQTYELTPKEVTDFLASLPKE, from the coding sequence ATGAGCAGCGAACGGTTACAAAAAATATTAAGCCAAGCGGGGCTTGGTTCACGTCGTGAAATGGAGCGATGGATTGAAAATGGTTGGGTACAAGTCAATGGAAAACCCGTTAAGTTGGGTGATTCTGCAACTGGCGAGGACAAAATTACAGTAAAGGGCAAGTTAATCGCTAACCCACTTAAAGTGAAACAAAATACACGGATTTTACTTTACCATAAGCCCGTTGGTGAAATATCAAGCCGCCATGATCCTAAATTTGAAAAAACAGTGTTTGATAACCTGCCTCATTTAAGACAAGGCCGTTGGGTACAAGTAGGGCGCTTGGATTTAAATACATCCGGCTTGCTGATTTTCACTAATAATGGTGAATTAGCAAATCAACTTATGCATCCTCGCTATGGTTTAGAGCGCGAATATGCGGTACGTGTACATGGGCAGGTAAGCCAAGAATCATTAAAGAATTTACTAAAAGGCGTTGAGCTTGACGATGGCGTTGCCAAATTTACTCGCCTGGAATCTCGTGGTGGAGAGGGAACAAACTCATGGTACCATGTGACGCTAAACGAAGGCCGTAACCGTGAAGTACGTCGTTTATGGGAATCACAAGGTGTTGAGGTCAGCCGCCTAATACGCGTTCGCTATGGTATGATTTCTATGCCAAGATATTTGACTCGTGGACAGACTTATGAATTAACCCCTAAAGAGGTAACTGATTTTTTAGCGTCGTTGCCTAAAGAATAA
- a CDS encoding L,D-transpeptidase family protein, whose product MKRLITLAIMLLSLNSFAMSHKLDWDQAVDRAIKRYGLRVEPQLKSYFTKAKVSYPPREIALLAFKSERRVELWAKNSDQDWTHVHNYPLTGFSGRLGPKLRENDKQIPEGVYKLVNFNPFSSMHLSMMINYPNNFDRKKGYEDGRRQLGNNIFIHGKNLSVGCLAIGDLAIDQLFILARRVGLNNIQIIIAPNDLRHEKPSTSTFAQPRWLPELYKHIAESLKPFGKSTYTT is encoded by the coding sequence ATGAAACGTCTTATTACTTTGGCAATTATGCTGTTGAGTTTGAATAGCTTTGCGATGTCACATAAGCTTGACTGGGATCAGGCAGTTGACCGTGCAATAAAACGTTATGGTTTACGTGTTGAGCCCCAATTAAAGTCTTACTTTACCAAAGCAAAGGTAAGCTATCCCCCCCGCGAAATTGCGCTGCTTGCATTTAAATCAGAGCGTCGAGTAGAGCTTTGGGCAAAAAACTCCGATCAAGATTGGACACATGTCCATAATTATCCATTAACTGGTTTTAGCGGTCGTCTTGGTCCGAAATTACGTGAAAATGACAAGCAAATTCCTGAAGGTGTATACAAATTAGTGAATTTTAACCCATTCAGTAGTATGCATTTATCTATGATGATTAACTATCCTAATAACTTTGATAGAAAAAAAGGGTATGAAGATGGAAGAAGACAGCTAGGTAATAACATTTTTATTCATGGCAAAAACTTATCTGTAGGTTGTTTAGCCATTGGAGACTTGGCCATTGATCAACTCTTTATTTTGGCACGTCGTGTTGGCTTAAATAATATTCAGATAATAATCGCCCCGAATGACTTACGTCATGAAAAGCCATCTACTTCAACTTTCGCACAACCACGTTGGTTGCCTGAATTGTACAAACATATTGCAGAATCGCTCAAGCCTTTTGGCAAGAGCACATACACCACCTAA